GGTCGACCTCGACACGAAGATCGACAAGCATCGCGACGCCCTCGCGGCGATCATGGTGACGTACCCGTCGACGCACGGGGTGTACGAGACGGGCATCGCGTCGCTGTGCGCGAAGGTCCACGACGCCGGCGGTCAGGTGTACGTCGACGGGGCGAACCTGAACGCGCTGGTCGGGTTCGCGAAGCCGGGGAAGTTCGGGGCGGACGTGTCGCACCTGAACCTGCACAAGACGTTCTGCATCCCGCACGGTGGTGGCGGGCCGGGGGTGGGTCCGGTGGCGGTGCGGGCGCACCTGGCGCCGTACCTGCCCGGTGATCCCCTCGCGGCGCACGCCGACGAGCGGCCGGCGATCTCGGCGGCGAACCACGGGTCGGCGGGGATCCTGCCGATCCCGTGGGCGTACCTGCGGATGATGGGCGCGTCGGGGCTGACCCGGGCGACGGGGGTGGCGGTGCTGGCGGCGAACTACGTGGCGGCGCGGCTGCGGGGGCACTTCCCGGTGCTGTACGCCGGCAACAAGGGCCTGGTGGCGCACGAGTGCATCCTCGACCTGCGGCCGCTGACCCGGTCCACCGGGGTGACGGTGGACGACGTGGCGAAGCGGCTGATCGACTACGGCTTCCACGCCCCGACGATGTCGTTCCCGGTGGCGGGGACGCTGATGGTGGAGCCGACCGAGAGTGAGGACCTGGCCGAGCTGGACCGGTTCTGCGACGCGATGATCGCGATCCGGGCGGAGATCGACAAGGTGGGCTCGGGTGAGTGGCCGGCCGGGGACAATCCCCTGGCGAACGCCCCGCACACGGCGGCGATGGTGTCGGCCGACGAGTGGCCGCACCCGTACCCGCGGTCGGTGGGCGCGTACCCGGGCGGCACGGACCGGGCGGGGAAGTACTGGCCGCCGGTGCGGCGCATCGACGGCGCGTACGGCGACCGGAACCTGGTGTGTTCGTGTCCGGCGCCGGAGGCGTTCGAGAGCTGAGGCGGCACGCCGGGGCGGTCGTGGTGCCGCCCCGGCCGGTCGACCTGGGGAGGGCGGTCCCCGGACGGGGGACTAGCCTGGGTCGAACGGGTCAGGCACGCAGCGTGATTGCCTCAGGCCACGAGGGCGTGTCGGGCGGGGCCGCGGTGCGGGGCGATGGTGCTGCCGTCGGGGAGCAGTTCGCCGGTGTCCTCAAAGACGATGACACCGTTGCAGAGCAGGCTCCAGCCCTGCTCACGGAAGCAGGCGATGACCCGGGCGGCTTCGCGGTCGGTCGCCTCGGCGGAGGGGCAGGTGGGTTGGTGCTGGCACATCGGGTTCTCCGGACTGTGGGGGCACTGTGTCATGGTTCACATGACCAGTGACGCACAGTACCAAGCGGAACCGCGCCGTATCGAGCAGCCATCCGTCATGTTCACCGGAAATCCACTGAACGGATGAGGAAGAATGGGCCAGACGGCGTGGAAACGCTCCCACACGCGCTGATCGACGTACCGGCCGCTCCCGCGGGCTGCCGTGGCCGGCTCGTCGAGCGGGCCCGGCTGCAGTGGTGGCCGGCCGACGGCGGCGACCCGGCCGCCCTGGCGCAGGAGTTCCTGGTCACGCACGGTGTCGACGTGACCGACCTGGGCCGCCCCGCCCGGCACGACCCCGACGGCGTCTGCGGCGCCGCCTTCTACCTCTCCGCCGCGGCGGGCGCTCTGGCCGTCGGCGCGCCACCCGGCCCGCCCAGCCCCGTGCCCGCCCTGCCCGAGCTGGTCGTCGTCGTCTACGGGCACGCCGCGCGGGCCGCCCACCCCGGCCCCGTCGGCCGTGACCCGGGCTGGTGGCTGGGGGACTGGCGGGACAGCTGGACCCCCCGGCGGCACGCCGAGGCCGTCGAGGCGGTCCGCGCCGCCATCGGCCGCGGCGACGTCTATCAGGTCAACGTGGTCGGGCACGCCGCCGCCGCGTACAGCGGGGACCCCCGACCGGCCCTCGCGCGCCTCGGCGCCCTGCCCGGCGCCCGCTACGGCGGCACCCTCACCGGCCTCGGCTGGGCGATCGGCTGCGCCTCCCCGGAGACCCTCGTCGAGGTCACCGACGGACGGCTGGTCACCCGGCCGATCAAGGGCACCCGGCCGGCGACCCCCGCCGGGCGGCGCGAGCTGCTCGCCTCCACCAAGGAACGCGCCGAACACGTCATGATCGTCGACCTGGAGCGCAACGACCTGGCCCGGGTGGCCCGCACCGGCACCGTCCGGGTCGACGAGCTGTTCGCCGTACGCCGGTGGTGTGACCTGTGGCAGGCCGAGTCGACGGTCTCCGCGGCGGTCGGGGACGGTCTGGGCCTGGCCGACCTGCTGCGGGCGGTCTGCCCGGGCGGCTCGGTCACCGGCGCCCCGAAACGCGCCGCGCTGCACGAGATCGCCGCGCGGGAACCCGTCGGGCGGGGCGCCGGCATGGGCGCGCTCGGCTGGATCGCCCCCGGCCGGATCGACCTCGGGCTGACCATCCGCACCGTGGCCGCCGACACCGAACAGCTGCACGTGTGGGCCGGCGGCGGCATCACCTGGGACAGCGACCCGACCGCCGAGGTCGCCGAGGCCGCCGCGAAGGCCGCGCCGCTGCGCGCGCTGCTCGCCGCAAGCTGAATGTCGGGTGCCGACCGTGCCGCCACCTGCCACAATGGATTGATCATGACGGGGGTGGAGGCGAGGCGGGAGTGCTACCGAATCAGGTCGTCGACACCACGCTGGTGCCGGCGGCGCAGCGCTTCGACTTCTGGCACGCGTTGGTCGCGCAGGAGACCGCGCCCGCCCACATCAGCAGCCCACACCTGCACGACTTCCGCGCCTACGCCCGGGCCGTCGACCTGGACCGGATCACCCTGACCGCGCTGCGCTACCCCTCGCTGGACACCATCCGGCCGGCCACCCTGGTCCGCCGGCACGAGGCGGACGTCTACCTGGTGGCGCTGCCGGTGGCCGGGCGCAGCGCGCTGGTCCAGGACCGGCAGGAGGTGCAGCTGAGCGAGGCGTCGGAGTTCACCTTCCTGGACGCCTCCCGCCCGCACGTGGCAAGCCACCGGGCGACCGGACCGGAACCGCTGGACAACCTCACGGTGCAGATCCCGCACCACGAGCTGCCCCTGCCGCCGGACCGGGTGCGCCGGCTGCTCGCCGCGCGGCTGCGCGCCGACCGGGGGATGGGCGCGCTGCTGGCCCAGCACGTGCGTCGCATCGCCCGGCACCCCGAGCAGTACGCCCCCACCGACGCGCCGGTGCTGGCGCGGGTGACGCTGGACCTGGTGTCGGCGACCCTGGCGCAGCACCTCGGCCGCAGCGGTGACCTGCCGGTCGAGGTGCGCCAGAACGCCCTGCGCGCCCGCGTCGACGCGTTCATCGACCGGCACCTCGGCGACGCGGCGCTGACCCCGGCGACGGTGGCCGCCGCGCACCACCTGTCGCTGCGCTCCCTGCACCGGCTCTTCGCCGACGGCGACCTGACCGTGGCGGCCACGATCCGCTCGCGGCGGCTGGACCGCTGCCGCCGCGACCTGGCCGACCCGCTGCTGGCCGAGCTGTCGGTGCGGGCCGTCGCCGCCCGGTGGGGCTTCGCCGACCAGGCGCACTTCAGTCGGGCGTTCCGTGCCGCGTACGGGTGCTCGCCGCGCGCCTGGCGCGACGCCGCCCGGCGGTGAGGCGGGTCAGGCCCGCGCGAAGGAGTCCAACGCCGCCACGACCCGTTCGGTCATCCCGTGCCCGGTGCCGTGGCCGCCGCCCTCGACGATCTCCAGCCGGGCGTCCGGCCAGCCCTGGGTGAGCTGCCACGCGATGTCCGGTGGGCCGCTGACGTCGAGGCGGCCCTGCACCAGCACGCCCGGGATGCCGGCGAGCCGGCCGGCATCGCGCAGCAGCTGCCCGTCGGGCAGGAACCCGCGGTGGGCGAAGTAGTGGGTGACCAGCCGGGCGAACCCGTACCGGAACACCGGGTCGGCGAACCGGGGGCTGGGCCGGTGCCCGCCGGCGAGTGAGACGTGTACGTCCTCCCAGTCGCACCAGTCGCGGGCGGCCCGCTCCCGCACCCGCGGGTCCGGATCGTTCACCAGGCGGGCGTACGCGGCGGACAGGTCACCGTCGCGGTCGGCCTCGGGCACGCCGGCGCGGAAGCGGGCCCACTCGGCGGGGAAGATCCGCCCCATGTCCCGGGTGAGCCACTCGATCTCCCGGTCGGTGTTCGCCACCACGCTGAACAGCATCAGCGCGGTGACCCGCGCCGGGTGCCGCTGGGCGTACGCCAGGGCGAGCGAGGAACCCCAGGACGCGCCGTGCAGCAGCCACCGGTCGATGCCCAGGTGCGCGCGCAGCAGCTCCATGTCGGCCAGCAGGTGTGCGGTGGTGTTCGTGGCCAGGTCGACGGTCGGGTCGGCGGCCGACGGGGTGCTGCGGCCGCAGCCGCGCTGGTCGAACAGGACGATCCGGTAGGCGGTCGGGTCGAAGTGCCGACGCCAGCCGGGGGTGGCGCCCGAGCCGGGGCCGCCGTGCACCACCAGCGCGGGCCGGCCGTCGGGATTGCCGCAGGTCTCCCAGTAGAGGCGCTGCCCGTCGCCGACGTCGAGCATCCCGTGGTCGTACGGCTCGATCGGTGGATACATCGCGCTCCCTCCCGCACCCCCGAATGCAACAGCGCTGTTACATTAGCCGACGTGACCGGACCACCCGACCGCGCGGCGCTGGGCACCCTGCTGCGCCACGTCCTCGACCTGCTCGACGGCGACGTCGCCGCCGTCCAGGCCGACCTCGGCCTCACCGACTACCGGCCCCGCTTCTCACCCCTGGTACGGGTGCTCGTCGCCGACGGGCCGCTGCCCATCCGGGACCTCGCCACCCGGGTCGGCGTCACCCACTCCGCCGCCAGCCAGACCGTCGCCCAGATGCACCGCGCCGGACTGGTCACCCTCACCCCCGGCCGGGACGCCCGACAGCGCGTCGTCACCCTCACCGACCGGGCACACACCCTGTTGCCCGCCATCGAGGCCGAATGGGCGGCCACCACCACCGCCATGCGGCAACTCGACACCGAACTGCCCGTGCCGCTGGCTGACGAGCTGTCCGCCGTCCTGGCCGCACTGCGCCGCCGGCCGCTGCGCGCCCGCATCGCCGACACCGGCCTCGCCGTACGCCGTACGGGCGACGGTAGGGTCGGCGGGTGACCATCGAGTACAGCGGCACCGGCGACCCGGCCCGCAGCCTCGCCCTGCTCTGGCGTACCCGGGAACGGCCCAGCCGCCGCGGCGGCGACCTCACCGTCGCCCGGATCGTGCACGCGGCCATCGAGGTCGCCGACGCCGAAGGACTCGCCGCGCTGTCCATGCGCCGCGTCGCCGAACGCCTCGGCGTCGGCACCATGTCCCTCTACACCCACGTACCCGGCAAGGGCGAACTGCTCGACGTCATGCTCGACACCGTCCACGGCGAAACCGCCCGCCCCGACGACGTGCCCGGCGGCTGGCGCGGCCGGCTCACCCAGATCGCCCGCGAGAACTTCGCGCTCCACCTGCGCCACCCGTGGCTGCTCCAGATCGCCACCACCCGCCCACCCCTGGGCCCCCAGGTCACCGCCAAGTACGAGTACGAACTGCGCGCCGTCGACGGCATCGGCCTCACCGACCTGGAGATGGACTCCGTCGTCACCCTCGTCACCAGCCACGTCCACGGCGCCGTACGCGGCGCGGTCGAGGCCGCCCAGGCCGCCCAACGCACCGGCATGACCGACGCGCAGTGGTGGCAGGCCCACGCCCCCTACCTGGAGAAGGTCCTCGACCCCCGACGCTTCCCCCTCGCCGCCCGCGTCGGCACCACCGCCGGGCAGGAGTACCAGGCCGCCGCCGACCCCCACCGGGCGTTCGAGTTCGGCCTCGCGCGGATCCTCGACGGCATCGAGGTCCTCGTCCGCGACCGCGACACGACGACCGGACACACCGAACCCGCGACGGACCGATAACCTTTCCGACATGACCATGCGCCCCATCCGGATCATCGGCGACCCCGTGCTGCGCAGCCCGTGCGACCCGGTGACCAGCTTCGACGCCGACCTGCGGGCCCTGGTCGCCGACCTGATGGACACCCTGCTCGGCGCACCCGGCCGGGCCGGCGTGGCCGCCCCCCAGATCGGCGTCAGCGCCCAGGTGTTCGTCTACGACGCCGACGGCCACCGCGGCCACCTGGTCAACCCCACCCTGGAACTGTCCGAGGAACTCCAGGACGACGACGAGGGCTGCCTGTCCATCCCCGGGCTCTATTTCCCGACCCCACGGGCCATGCACGCCACCGCCCGCGGGTTCGACCAGCACGGCCAGCCGCTGACCATCTCCGGCAGCGGCTTCCTGGCCCGCGCCCTCCAGCACGAGACCGACCACCTGCACGGCCGCCTCTACGTCGACACCCTGCGCGGCGACACCCGCCGCAAGGCGCTGCGGGAGATCCGCGCCGGCCGGTTCGACTCACCCAGCCGGCAACGCTGACCGCACGCCCTCACCGCCGGAACTCGAGCCCGCACTCCACGAAATCCGCGACCCGGGTGAACCCGAGCCGCTCGTACAGCCGCACCGCGGCCAGATTGTCCGCCCGCACGTTCAGCGTGACGTGGTCGACGGTGTCACGCAGCCGGACACAGAGCGCCGCCACCGCCGCGCCCGCCAGGCCCCGCCCACGCATCCGGGGATGGGTGGTGACGTTGCCGAGCGCGGCGACCCGCCAGGTCGGCGACCACACGTGCACCCCGGCCACCGCCACCAGCTCGTCGCCGTCACGAACACCCACGTACTGACCGGTGTCCAGCATCCGCGGGTCGAACCAGTTGCCGGGATACGCGACCGCGTAGAGGTCCAGCAGAGCGGGCAGGTCCGCGCCGTCCAGCACCTGCCCGGCCGGGGCCACCGCGGTCAGCCGCGCCGGATCGGTCAACGCCATCCGGTGATGCTCGGCCGCCGCCGTCACGTCGAACCGCTCGGTCAACGCCGCCGACAGGCCGGGGGACAGGTGCGCCCACAGCCGCGCCGGCAACACCGGCGCCAGCTCCACCAGCAGCGCCGCCAGCTCCCCGGCGTCCCCGGGCGCCGCGAACGCCAGCAACGTCGGCAGCTCCACCCCGTGGTACAGCAGCGCCACCTGGTCACCCCGCCGGAACCACGACGTGTACGGCCAGAAGAAGTCGTCCAGATCACCGAGCTGGTAGGCGTGCAGCACCGGATCCCGCGCCAGCAGGGCGGCCAGGACGGCACGGTCGTGCTCGGCGCGGACCGGCATCGCGGTCAGCAGCCGGCCTGCGGCGCCGCGGGCAGGTTCTCGTGCGCCCACCGACCCAGGGCGTCCAACGCCGGCAGCAGCGCCGCCCCGCGCTCGGTGAGCTGATAGGTCACCCCCAGCGGAGGACCCTCCCGCACCGTCCGGGACACCAGCCCCACCCGGCACAACTCACCCAGCCGGTCCGACAACACGGACTCACTGATCCCCGGCAGCGCCCGGGTCAGCTCGGCGAACCCCGCCGGACCGTGGGCGAGGGTGCCCAGCAGCACACCGTTCCACCGCTTCCCGAGGAACGCGAAGGCCCGGGCGAGACCCCCGTCGCACGCCCGCGGCGCGCCACCCGCTTCCGGCCTGACCGTCATGTTCCCAGGATACGGGGCCCACCGACAGACATAGGCGCTAGGAAAAAGCTAGCTGCTACCGTTGCCGCAGGACCCCCTAGCGAAGGAACCCCGATGAGCGAGCACCTCACCCTCCACCCCGACGCCCAGGCACAACTGTTCACCGACGCCCGCACCGCCAACACCTTCACCGACGAACCCGTCACCGACGAACAACTCCGCGCCATCTACGACCTCGCCAAGTACCCACCCACCGCCGCCAACACCCAGCCCCTGCGGGTCCTCTACATCCGCGACGGCGAACCCCGCGAACGCCTCCTCAGCCACATGGCCGAAGGCAACCGCGCCAAGACCGCCGCCGCCCCCGTCGTCGCCGTCCTCGCCGCCGACACCGACTTCCACGAGCACATCCCCACCGTCTTCCCGATCCGCCCCCAGATGCGCGACGGCCTCGCCGCCGACCCCCAGGGCCGCGAACAGATGGCCCGCTTCAACGCCACCCTGCAGATCGGCTACTGGCTGCTCGCCGTCCGCGCCGCCGGCCTCGCCGCCGGACCCATGGCCGGCTTCGACAACCAGGGCGTCGACAAGGACTTCTTCGCCGACAACGCCTGGAAGTCCCTGCTCGTGGTCAACCTCGGCAAGCCCGGCCCCGACGCCTGGTTCCCCCGGCTGCCCCGCCTCGACTACGACGACGTCGTCCGCCACGCCTGACCCGACGGGCCACTCAACCGGCCAACCACTGGTCATGACCCAGCTTGGCCACCAACGCCACCACCACCACCAGCAACACCACCCGCACGAAGCCGGAGCCGCGCCGCAACGCCATCCGCGCCCCCAGCGCGGCTCCGGCCACGTTGCACACCGCCATCCCCGCACCCAGCAACCACCACACGTGCCCCGTCGCGCCGAACACCACCAACGCACCCAGATTCGTACCGGCGTTCACCACCTTCGCCATCGCCGACCCGTGCACGAAATCCGCCCCCACCAACGCGGTGAACGCCAACACCAGGAACGTCCCCGTCCCCGGCCCGATCAACCCGTCGTACAGGGCGATCCCCAACCCGGCCACCGCCACCGCCACGACCACCCGCCCCCGGGTCCGCCGCGCCGGCTGCGCCACCACCCCCAACCGCGGCCGGCACAACACGAACACCGCCACCGAGACCAACACCACCAACACCACCGGCCGGTACGCCCCCGCCGGCACCGCCCCCGCCAACGCCGCACCCAACCCCGCCGTCACCACCGCCAGACCCGCCGACGGCCCCGCCACCGCCCAGTCCACCTTCGTCCGCCGCGCATACGTCACCGCCGCCGTCGACGTATCGAAGATCGCCGCCAACTTGTTCGTGCCCAACGCCGTCGCCACCGGCAACCCCGGCGCCGCCACCAACAAGGCCGGCAACAACAACAGACCCCCTCCACCCACCACCGCGTCCACCCACCCCGCCATGGCGGCAGCGGTCAGCAGAGTGGTCAACGACAAGGGGTCCACGGGCGGCAATTCTTCCCACCACCCACACCCCGCGAAGACCCTCTGTGGCCAGCCTCACCCCGTCAGAGACCCCGCCGCCGCCGCAACCACAACCCCACCCACGCCACCGCCACGAACACCAGCACCGAACACACCAACGCCTTCACCATCCGGCAACCCTGCCACAGCGACGTAGGGTGAGCAGGTGCGCCTGGCCACCTTCAACCTGCTGCACGGACGATCCCTCACCGACGGACTCGTCGACCCCGACCGGCTCACCGCCGCCGTCACCGCCCTCGACGCCGACGTCCTCGCCCTCCAGGAAGTCGACCGCGACCAGACCCGCAGCGGCAACCTCGACCTCACCGCCATCGCCGCCCGCGCCCTCGACGCCCCCGAACACCGCTTCGCCGCCGCCGTCGTCGGCACCCCCGGCGAACAGTTCCGCCCCCTCACCCACGACGACGACGGCCACGGCGAACCCCTCTACGGCGTCGGCCTCATCAGCCGCCACCCCGTACGCACCTGGCAGGTCACCCGACTACGCCCCGCCCCCGTCCGCTCACCCATCTACGTCCCCGGACCCGGCGGCGGCCTCATCCTCCTACGCGACGAACCCCGCGTCGTCCTCGCCGCCGTCCTCGACACCCCCCACGGCCCCCTCACCGTCGCCGCCACCCACCTGTCCTTCGTCCCCGGCTGGAACATCCTGCAACTGCGCCGCGTCGTCCGCGCCCTGCGCGCCCTGCCCGCACCCCGGATCCTCCTCGGCGACCTCAACCTCCCCGCCGGCCCCGCCGCCCTGCTCACCCGCTGGCACCCCCTCGGCCGCCGCCCCACCTACCCGGCCGGACAACCCCGCGTGCAGCTCGACCACATCCTCGCCGACCGCCACGGCCTCGACCGGCTCCCACCCGTCACCGCCGTCGACACCCCACTGTCGGCCATCTCCGACCACCGACCCCTCGTCGTCGACCTCGGCTAGAACCACCGTCACCGGCCACCGTCCGCCGCCCCGCGCCCCTCCACCAGACCCGCCAACGCCCGATTCGTGCGGTTCGCCGCCACCGCCGCCCGCTGCTGACCCGCCGTCACCTCGATGTACGTCTGCGACGACGCCAACGACGCATGCCCCAGCAACCGCATGATCTCCGCCGCGCTCGCCCCGTCCTCCGCCAACCGGGTCGCGAAGGTGTGCCGCAACGCGTGCAACCGCGCCCCCCGCGGCACCCGGTCACCGATGCCCGCCCGCCGGTAACACGACTCCACCAGGTACTGCAGGCCACCCCGGCGCAACGGCTCACCCCGCCGGTCCACCAGCAGCGGCGAGTCCGGCCGCACACTGCGCGCCCCGAACCGACGCCCACGACTGTCCAGATAGTCCGCCAGCACCCGGTCCACCCCGGCCTCGATCGGCACGCTGCGGGGTCGCCCACCCTTGCCCCAGACGTCGACCCGCCGCTCGCCGTCCCGGCCGGCCAGCGACGACACCCGCAACGCCAGCAGCTCCGACAGGCGCAACCCGGCGCAGAGCGCCAGCGCCAGCACCGCCAGGTCCCGCTCCGGCCACGGGTCGCGCTGCCGGCCGTCGTCGCGGGCCACCGCCGCGAGCAGCTCCTCGGGGGTGTCCTCGCCGCGCAGGGGCTTGGGCTGGGGGAGCGGCGTGCGGGGACGCCCCACCGCCGGCATCGGGTTGCCCGGCACGACCCCCTCGGCGACCAGGAACGTGAAGAAGCTGTTCCAGGTGGACCAGGCGCGGTGTACGGAGGCGGCGGCGCGGGGAGTGGCGAACCGGGCGAACGCCGACCGCATGACCCGGGGGGAGAGGGCGGTGACCGGCACCTCGTCCAGCGGCAGGGGAGGGGTGGCGTCCTCCGCGACGAGTCGCGCGACGGCGAGCAGGTCCCGCCGGTAGGCGGCCAGGGTGTGGGGGGAGGGCTTGCGGGTGGTCCGGGCGGTCAGGAACTCCTCGATCAGCGCTGCAAGCGATTCGCCCGTTTTGTCATGCATAAGGGATATTATGCATGATTCTCACGTCCGGGCAACGGTGGGGAAGGGGAGCGGCATACCGTGCGAGGCATGCCGACACGGCGGTACGTGCTGACCGGAGCGCCCGGGGCGGGCAAGACGACGATCCTGGAGCACCTGCGGCTGCGCGGACGGCACGTCGTCCCGGAGGCCGCCACGGACGTGATCGCCGCGCAGCAGGCCGCCGGCTGCGACGAACCCTGGCGCCGCGACGACTTCCTCGATCTGGTCGTCGCCGAGCAGGCCCGCCGCCAGCGAACGCAACCACCCGGCGGCATCCAGGTGTACGACCGCTCGCCGCTGTGCACCCTGGCGCTGGCCCGTTACCAGGGCCGCCCGGTGAGCCCGGCGCTGGCGGCGGAGGTGGAGCGGATCCGCGGCGACGGCGTCTACCAGCGACGGGTGTTCCTGGTCCAGTCGCTGGGTTTCGTCACGCGTACGGCGGCGCGGCGGATCAGCCTGGCCGAGTCCCTGGTCTTCGCCGCGCTGCACGAGCAGGTCTATTCGGAGTACGGCCACGAACTCGTCGTCGTACCGCCTGGAACGGCAGCCGAGCGGGCCGACCTGATCGAGGAGCACCTGCGCCGCTGGTCGACCCCGGGAGAGGCCCCCGATCAGCTTTACTTGACATAATGTGCATTATCGAATCAGTGCCTTGGGCCGGGGGGCTGCTGGGAGGCTCGCTTCACGGCCCATGCCGGTGCCGAGGGTGCGACGGATCGCGCCACTGTGCCGCACGCTCGTGCCGCCGGGCAGGCGGCACGGTCCCTGCGGTGCTTCCGTCCGCGCGGGTTGGCCCGCCGCCCTTCCGGCACCGTCGATCTCCAGCCAGCTCCGTGGTCGCTACCGGTCTGACGACGTGAAGGAACCGGACGGCTCGGCTCCCCTCGA
This genomic interval from Micromonospora sp. CCTCC AA 2012012 contains the following:
- a CDS encoding AAA family ATPase, with product MPTRRYVLTGAPGAGKTTILEHLRLRGRHVVPEAATDVIAAQQAAGCDEPWRRDDFLDLVVAEQARRQRTQPPGGIQVYDRSPLCTLALARYQGRPVSPALAAEVERIRGDGVYQRRVFLVQSLGFVTRTAARRISLAESLVFAALHEQVYSEYGHELVVVPPGTAAERADLIEEHLRRWSTPGEAPDQLYLT
- a CDS encoding tyrosine-type recombinase/integrase, coding for MHDKTGESLAALIEEFLTARTTRKPSPHTLAAYRRDLLAVARLVAEDATPPLPLDEVPVTALSPRVMRSAFARFATPRAAASVHRAWSTWNSFFTFLVAEGVVPGNPMPAVGRPRTPLPQPKPLRGEDTPEELLAAVARDDGRQRDPWPERDLAVLALALCAGLRLSELLALRVSSLAGRDGERRVDVWGKGGRPRSVPIEAGVDRVLADYLDSRGRRFGARSVRPDSPLLVDRRGEPLRRGGLQYLVESCYRRAGIGDRVPRGARLHALRHTFATRLAEDGASAAEIMRLLGHASLASSQTYIEVTAGQQRAAVAANRTNRALAGLVEGRGAADGGR